The Ostrea edulis chromosome 1, xbOstEdul1.1, whole genome shotgun sequence genomic sequence ttaatatgtacatataaacaagagttgtcagatgACTGTACCTAACCGTttgttcaaaaggttaaaagtttttgaaaaataggtcaaagtccaaggtcgaCGTTGACAgttctggtaacaaaagaaattgacatctatgtttgaaacatcaaagatctatcactcttggttcaaaagatataaccaagataaagtttttgaacagtacgtcaaagttcaaggcaGAGGTCGTTAGGtcaaaccaaaacaaaggtctcttcatgaggcatctatatatgtaaaatatcaaagccttatccctattggttcaaaagatatagcccaggttgaagttttgtttttgtttttaaaaataggtcaaggtcacaaggtcgaaagtcttggtaccacatcaaaggtctcttcatgggGAATCAATAAGGGGTATATCAAAACCCTACCCCCTTTGTTTAGAAGATATAACCCAGGTTAAAATGTTTCCTTAAAGTGGCGCCGACGCCAACACTGGGgtcattacaatacatgtagctctccGGATAGTCGTCCCGGTGAGCTAAAATAAATGTGCATGTTCTTTTCTtgtctttcttttgttttttattcttacatgtaGCGTATTATTCTACATTCTAAATCCATGCGAAAGGGTTCGAAGCAGCCACATTCAATACCGGAAATTAATGattataaacattatattgaGAGGAGAGGGGTGGTAATGGTAAAATGCTCTTAGATAGTGAATgatcttgttaaaatcataaaataatcaataatgttgaatatatctaaatacagaaatattcttTGCATTCGCACTCCACTCCCAACACCATTACacgtacaaatgaaatatagctTAAATACCAACTGACAGTAATCACATAAATTGCACCGAAGATGAAAGTCGGATAATAATAACGTCCGAATTCGCACAAAAGTAAAGAAGTTCGCTTgtaatataatttgtaatgaaatgtattgtttataccTGACCCGGCTGGTATAGTCTGTCCTGTCTAAACACATACAGTGTAGCTAAGTGGAGAGGCCCCGTAGTTGGTACTCATCACCAGGGCGGAGGGTGTGGGTGGGTGGCAAATTTTTTATAGAACCTCCCAACctccctaaaaattacttttaacacAACCCGAAGCTCAAAAtccttgataatgataataatgggggggggggggggggtccaaggATTTAATTCATGAGTTCAAGCTTccatttcaattgtttattgattgcCATAAAAaagtagagggggggggggcgctgaTTTAGCTAAAGAGACCTGATCGAAATAATCTTCGGTTTCCCTGTCAGTTAaatgatttttccaaatttttccCGATCAATTTCTCATGATGAACAAAGTATAGTGACGATCCAAACTCTACCTACATCAATGACTTTAAGAAACTACATTAGCATATACATATACGTAATACCATCAgtttacaatatctatatatttgttgttggtAAAATAGAGAAAGGTGTAAATTTTCGCATGTTAAATCGTAACCTATGATTAAGCATCAAGTATGTCATATTGTTACATTGAGCACTGAAGAAGAAAGATACCGAGcaaactgttacagtatacaTTCCTTGAGTTcactttatgcatttttatttcacacttttcttaTTTTGTCCTGTCCTCATTACTTAGTGCATATATGCAAACTAATAACAAATTTTTGACATCAATCATGAtggtaaatacattttgcaaattcggggagggggggggctgCACTAGATCCTCACATGCTCCATCTAGACTGACTatagatgcatattttctttgatttcctcCATATAACATCTAAGCATTCTCGGTTAATGCATGAATTATCAAGGAAAGAACGCTTTCAATTCTTCAATGACAAAATGCCTGACCACTGGTACTAGTTTGCAGTATAACAGGACGAAGTACCGGATATTTTTTAAACTCtgccaatatttagaaatttctggATTACATTCACAGATACTGTTATGTCTTTCACTGATATCACATaaacatgatgtacaaattCTCAAATCCCATTTCAAGTTGAAATCATAACATTCCATAATATTGCTATCATTTTGTACCTTCTACGTATGAAGAGtgcatcaaaggggaggtaattccaGCAACAggtctatttcattaaaagaccccctttttcatataaaatagtaGATTACTgggatttatttattagaaaatgttaaatctatcaataaaatataaatttccaaacaatttatgcatctaatatcacaaattttaaatctttaatcttttaaaagataattttaaatgcttaaaatattcatttttgtcagtttttaaattttaattgcaaATGAACGGCCAAAAGTCCAAAgtacaattttttatattttacagacaagtatttgatatcaaagtattatacacttttaaagaaatttaagcgTTACTTTTGCAGCAAcacctatttcaaaattgaccatataacacaaaatgaaaaaagtttggCACAATGCCAAATTACAGGCTCCATGTAATCTCTATATGGACACTTATGATGTCAAACATGATTTCTCCATAAGtggtttacatggaaatatcattaaaaaaaatccattcttttcataagtcttcagaattgatttgcatttttgaaaaaataaaaccctaatatttaaggatttttcttgtgttcaaagactaatccacgtgtaaatacagaatgcgctgttactaaaaatagaaacgacctatcaataaattgacctcaaattataattattccaACCATATACtttaatgatataaatgattagaaatgatattgatgaccaccatttccttcatttttatatatttgcatggttttctcgtagacaagctcttaaGCATTATAATGTTATtatccgccattttgttttcaaaatggccgccaatGAAATTTTTGAGTGGCTAACGTGcttttttcaaagtgtataggaCTAGGACTTCGCGTCCCAAGTTTGGTGTTTGTATCATAAACTGAAAGATTTAAGGACTTATGAGCCAGGCTATTATTGATTATAGTGCGAGGTAATAAGTCTATAACCCTTGACATGTGAAGATGTCAAAATCCATCAAATTTATTCAACAGAAAGCGGTGTTCTACAAACACGAAAACTACCAGGGTACctgtatgttgttaatcacaCGACAACTGTGGTGTTGGTGATAACACTAAATATATGAAAGATGATCAACATGGACAAACGGATAGAGCGGGAGACCAAGGGCTATAGACATTACCAAACTTTTATCAACCGGAACATTTTTGCCGGAAAAGCTGGTGATAAAGATTCCATACGATGCATGTATGTAATCTGGAGTCGATGATGTTGAAAAATGTCGTTTACACGAGGAAATAAATAGTTCGTGGACACTATGTTTGTGTACGGAATAAGATATATATAGTTCAGAAACTAATGAACAGGGTCCGAGCTATCGCTGACTCGTACTAATGCAGCTATTTATAGAATGTGACAACGTGGTGAAAATTCCACCGCCATCAAAAGCAAGTGTTTCGCCTTGTCTAGAAGTTAATTTCTTTTAAgatagctcattacaccaaaagtttattatcttttataaattatttattcttaacGCATAGTTAAAATtgaatctctctgggtacgagttaagCTTTACCATTTGTCAACGTAATAGGGATAAtcctaattcgctccgcttttaacattgattgacaagcctaaagaccaaaaaacatgtagcCTGCATTGTAAATACGTTGGTAGATTAGTGTAGtggtagtgctagatgtatttatatgtcgtttttgttattattctttgttgatattggccacattatgtaattcttttcatttgtcctgaagaagggacgggtcgtccccaaaaatttgacaatctggttgttcgtgtcgttggtcattttagtgctttgtataattttttgtatttggccttgtatccatgttgtgggtCCGACACTTTttggtatcgggtgttgttggaacttagtgcttatatatatatatatatatatatatatatatatatatatatatatatacacaagtgCGCGGAGAGAGTTTTGTTCTATATGGGTCATCTAATAGATCATATGCTTACAATACTTGTACAGTGACTACAGTGATTAATATCGTCTTGGGATTTCCCCTGTTCCACTGCTGTAACAATGACTCACGTCCTCGGCTGAAGGGCAAGCTTAATATCTTCATCTCAGTGACACGTGTATACTCAAAACTGCACCTACGTATACACTTCACAGCTCTCTAAAGGTCAATTCACTGTgatgaattttaagaaaattgcgcaataaaaaatatatatgtttaaattGAGGAGGATAAAGATCAGAGTCTATCTTATTTCTACTATTTCTGTAAAATCAGTCAAAACACCAAATTTTTCATCATCTTAAAATGTCTAGGTGTAAACGGTATAACAAAATGATGTTGCAATATATaattacatgctgctaggagatttggttccacacacagggactaagcccgttttgggtccgaactctgtgatttatgatatcacagagttcgggcccaaaacgggcttagcccctgtggttccacaggtcgtgagttcaaccccgggtagggacggaagtgggtatccaaataaagtgaaattttctgtgctttatattaaacatttcttcacttagggcagttatgttcatttaagagttcattgctatttctgtgctttatataaaatatttcgaatgcaatgtgtatcatatatgatcctcttaaatgtacgttaaatagcTGTGttccatttccattctcaatgaccgtgtagcgtatgacagcgtggcgagaattccatcgtcatcgaaagcaagtttcttgatttggttccgcaggtcgtgagttcaaccccgagtatgggcggaagtgggtatccacataaagtgaaattttctgtgctttatatatacatatatgtagtttttgttattattctctgttgatattggccacattatgtaattcttttcgtatgtcctgaagaaggaacaggtcgtcccgaaaatttgacaatctggttgttcgtgtcgttggtcattttagtgctttgtatatatatatatatatatatatatatatatatatatatatatatatatatatataattaaaataaaaaagcaggaaaatatgcagttccaaaatttattttggaactgcatttCCTGCTTtcttaattcaattattttaaatatgtgatatcaactcttttgagaatcatatatatatatatatatatatatatatatatatatatatggatgaaTGAGTATAACTTGATGTACACTTATGTCGGGGTATCAATTGACATGTAAGTGTCGTTTGAAGAACGGAAGTTGATGAGTGGTGACGTAGAACTACTTTATAATATTAACCAAGTTCGCGTCGTATCTCGCAGCTGCATTTGAACAGTGATGATGAAAGTACACACGTGCATTTTAGCGGCAATTTTCTTCGGACAAATTTCGAAGATAGAAGGTATGCATAAGCGAAGTtactttttcatatttggtataatcattatcaaatatgTAATTATCCAACATATCAATACTCATCTATTTTTCTTCCCTCAGGATTTCCTTCTGATGACGAGGACCTGTGGATTGAGGGATCGGGTTCTGGGTCGGGTTCTGGATCGGGGGCCGGATGCTTTCAGATTCCTCCTGATAAAAATTGCACCGTAAGTTTTAGAATGAGGATGGGGAAATTGGTTATCGGGGGAATATAATACACAAAAGTCTGGTTTAAACGTCCCGAGTTTGAaccattgaaattttaaatcaattgatgaacgtggaattttaaattttatcaaatacTTATTAAAATATGTTCGATTTTACTAatatttatatagaatattGACAATTAACTGGTGAGGGTTGATGAAactcgatattttttttaaattctctatgggaataatttttatatagCATTTCGATACTAactgaaaatgtttatttagCGTAGCTCGCGGGTTCACAGGTCAAAACTGTTTTCCGAAATGTTTCATATTATTGAAGGATAAAGTAATAtgattgaatttctttttataaaagtTGTCCGCGTCGATTGCCAAATGTACCAATGTTTACGCTCCTATGTAGCgctttttcaataaaatataaaggGTAGGACGTAATTTTGCCTCTAATTAATTGTTGGAAGCCATTTATTTCTAAGTTTGGAAGACGAATTACGATTTTATATTCATGAGAATTAGACAATCTAtacaataattgaaataaactaataaaaaaaaaaaataggtgtGCTATTTTGtggaatttaaaaatgatattaatattttaaaataagaatgGGAAATTCCAATATTCAATTCTGTTCAGAGGATTTACATCTTAAGAGTCATACATTATGTAACTGCTGGTCAGAGTTGACGTGGGTTTTTATCGCCTTGTTAAGGATTGAAATTGAGTCATTGAGGGCAGACTTTTTTATGAAGGATTGAAATTGAGTCATTGAGGGCAGACTTTTTTTGATAGTCCTGGATGAAGGATTGAAATTGCCTCATTGAGAACAGACCTGCCCCTATGTAATACTAAAACAGACCTGTCCCCCTATGTAATACTAAATAACTTCAATATTTAGACGTTCTGTCTTAATTTCAGTCTTTATAGTTTAGTTATAGTGCTAGTTTATATGTATCTTTATTTCCTTAAATTACCTTTcgtttctatgtaaatattttatcgtCCTAGAGGTCGTCTCGGAAATTTGACCATTTCATATTGTTCGTGCCTTTGGTTATTTTTAGTGCtttatttatcataaaaatataacatacccGATTGTGTATACTCGACTTGTTTCATTAATTATGGATATTGCTTAGTGTGTAACtaatcaatattcattatactcCTAGAGGATTAAAGTACTCATTCGGTTTTCTGATAGTGTACTACTTGTCCTACTACTTGTGTATATTTTTCTATACTTCTCTCATTACAGCAGCCATTTAACTTGAATTCCTTAACAAATGTGAAAATGAGAAGCAAGTAGTGAAGCCACGATAAGCCACACCAACCGACTTGATCAGAGTTGATGCAGCACCCTCTTTGATTGCGTTCAGACTTGTTCAGACATGAGATGCGATGCTTGATATGAACCATTTTATACCCTGTctatttatattcttatttcAGTGCAGCACCCTCTTTGATTGCGTTCAGACTTGTTCAGACTTGGAGTGTGATCTGACTCTTGTCGATTGTTTAGATGGTGATGTTTACGGAAACTGCAGAAGTAGGTACTCTGGACTATAATGATGAGTGGACTTTGGTAAATTCTGTATCATGTCATATGATGCCATTCTGATAATTGTCCGCACATTATCATCAAGACCTCATTTTAAATTTGTCAGTCTCTTGTTTCAGGTCGATTAAACTCAATGAGCACTTTGGACGAAAAGCCAAACGGTATGTTCCAGATAGTTTCACATCAGTATCcaacacacactgtacatattCACGTGCTCCTTCACAACAGTACCCAACACACTGTACATTTTCACGTGCGCCTTCACAGCAGTACCCAacacactgtacatataatgtACATTGTCACGTGCCTCTTATAATCGCCCTGCACAGACCAAATACACACTTATTgttactgtcattatttacagtatGGTACAGGCGCGTGCTTCTATACCTGTAGCTGTTTTTGTATTATATCCTCGAGATCGGGGTGCAGAATATTTGTGGCCTGTGTGTCTCTTtgtcaatctctcaccagagggcgttacgctacgctccacaacacctctgttatcgtctgatttacaagaattttgtaaaacagagcgtctttgaaaataaaataaatctgcatcattttcataaataaaacatacatttatgagttaaaaacacattggtaggtatcgaaacgctgtattacgttagtgcaacctccatatttatggaactattttgtcttgtcaaatgtattatttcattttcacttcgtaactatggactctacattaaaaaaaactagcgagattataatgatgaaaatctgacaTTGCACAAAGAACAGAAACGTGCCTTTCTGTTGGAGTCAAAGACGTCATTTTTTCCGTGCGAGATCATGTGGTTAGCCGAACTATTtatcagacgataacagaggtgaaagtgaagcttgcgtagcgcgccctctggtgagagaatgtctCTTTGTATGTCTGTAACTAACATTGATCGAAAAACCTTGAACTTAACAAGACACAGCTAGACTTCATACTTTGTGAATTGAAAGGTCAAGGTACTTGATTGATATATATTAAGGTCACGtctatttcaaatttctcaTATTTCAGCCGTCAATACGGAAACAACGTTGATAATAGCCGGAAGCGTGGGGGCGATCGCCATTGTTCTGATAGCGGCCATCATCATCTTCATCTTTGCATTCAGGTAAGTGTTTTACTACTTCAAAGCTGTGGCTTCGTCAGAAAAAAACCCTATATATGCGAGTATCTAGATTGGTAGAGGCTTAAAATAACCCGAACATTATCTACACGAGAGTcaatttatattcatttcttaAGAACGCGAACGACGATCCATTTCCAAACTTTTTAGCTCTACACTAAATCTATTgatataaacataatttttttttgcatattaattcataaatgttggtgaagattttttttttctcgtaattcatttacaatatacaacatttcTTATGCTATATTTAATAAATGCGTGACGTTAACTCAcgtgattcgatacgcgagagccTGTTCTGCTAAAACTAAATACTAATCAATACTTAAACTTAGGTAGGCAACTGACAAATACGCTGATGCTATAAGGTTTTAACGGTCccttttaaagtcagcatttctatTTATTAAATTCTACGGTCTAATTTGCAAATGCAATCTGattgctatctgacgtgttttataccaattattAGGTCATTCTTTACTAACATAATTTAACTATTtctccgcttacctgatcaagaaagaaagatcacaacggatgtgaccggtcaacaggagacgCATACTCATCCCATACACCCGATTCCAACTCTGATGTTTTAGGGGTCTATATTTGCCCCACTCTTAATTCTGATTCCAGCTCTGGTCTATGTTTGCCCCACTCTTAATTCTGATTCCAGCTCTGGActatgtttgccctactcttaattctgATTGCAGCTCTGGTGTTTTAGGGGGCTTTTTGCCTTTCTCTTCattttgcattatttattttcacattttccatGTTTGCTCTTTTATGTTccagaaaaatgaaatatggtGGCACAGGAAGGGGTGAAAGAGGTATcattactggtaaatatttctttgttttgttaaatgaaagCCTTTTCGAGTTTTTATACTGATGCTTTTATAGAAAGTTCGGGTTTAATATAGTTAATctggtccgtccgtctgtctttcTCAAATTCCTCTAACATTTTACATAGTAGCTAAAttatcttttggaatatgatatgtATAGTGCTGTAGATGTGCCATAAGGTTTCATTTtcatcgggggggggggggggggggggcagatgGGGCCGGAAAACGACGTTTTTATTCTAAAACCATGTTTTCTAAACTCCTCTCACATTTTACTTACGTATCGTGCAGGTAGTGGATCCCAACCACAACTACTAAAGCAAGACCAAGAACCCTCCAAGACCCCAGCCGGCCCTGTAGGGAACGGTAGACATGCCAACCACTATGAAGACAGCAGTTCAAGAAGTTTTGAAAAGTCGGCGccaaatattgtttaatttccGATTCAGAAATTAAACTGGGTTGTTAGTCAGACAGTGCATCTACAAACGATTACCAAAAAATCCCGCGAAAAACAAATTTATGTGAGAGAACATAAAATTTCTCGATACACCGATGCTACCTCTCTTTCTCTTGCAGACAATGGTTCACcaaaataacttttttctgcTTTTGATGTTTCAGATTTCTTTTcggaactacatgtatatgtatagataaaaaCAGTTATTGGGTAAATGATATATAGATTGCATCACAAAGTCTCTGAAATGCACTGGGGTGAAAAGACTGCAAGCCATGGTTAGACATAATTTTTGCAAACCATGCATGCTGTGGAAAAAAATTAGGTGATTCTTGCATCTCTTACGTTGtaacatatattttgatatgatgttttcgttaaaaaaaaattttcgtTCATGGCAGCAAGTTATAAACGTAATAGACTAAAACAAGTATATGAAAAGCGAAGCTCGTAATATTCCAGGATTAGTATGCATAAAAATTCTTTTCTAAAACTTCttaagtacaatgtatatattcagCTAAAGAAGATTCTCGAGTTCCGTTACATAACTTTTAAACAACATAATTAGTAGTTCTTTGTGAAGCAGATCATATCACAATTTGCTTAACGTTGTAATAAAACAAACCATCACTGAATAATTCACTACAAAATAAAGAATGTACTGTCTAGCACCTAAACaaataagaattttaaaaatccttACTTTGAAACAAATTATACCTTACAGCAAACACTGTTTTTGAGAGAACTATGCaatttctttatgaaaataaagaaaatgtgcTCCCATACCTAGAATGGCCTTACTTAACATTTATAATAACGCGATTGTCTCTCCTACCTAGAATGACCATACTTTACAGTTATAATAACGCGAGTTTTCCTCTACAAGGACTGTATTTCACGTTTGCATTACTTGCTGATGCAGTGACGGCTCCTGACGGGGTATCGTCAGAAAAGTTGActaag encodes the following:
- the LOC125664181 gene encoding uncharacterized protein LOC125664181; this translates as MMKVHTCILAAIFFGQISKIEGFPSDDEDLWIEGSGSGSGSGSGAGCFQIPPDKNCTCSTLFDCVQTCSDLECDLTLVDCLDGDVYGNCRSRLNSMSTLDEKPNAVNTETTLIIAGSVGAIAIVLIAAIIIFIFAFRKMKYGGTGRGERGIITGSGSQPQLLKQDQEPSKTPAGPVGNGRHANHYEDSSSRSFEKSAPNIV